In Canis lupus dingo isolate Sandy chromosome 1, ASM325472v2, whole genome shotgun sequence, a single genomic region encodes these proteins:
- the GPR4 gene encoding G-protein coupled receptor 4, giving the protein MGNRTWEGCHVDSRVDHLFPPSLYIFVIGVGLPTNCLALWAAYRQVRQRNELGVYLMNLSIADLLYICTLPLWVDYFLHHDNWIHGPGSCKLFGFIFYTNIYISIAFLCCISVDRYLAVAHPLRFARLRRVKTAVAVSSVVWATELGANSAPLFHDELFRDRYNHTFCFEKFPMEGWVAWMNLYRVFVGFLFPWALMLLSYRGILRAVRGSVSTERQEKAKIKRLALSLIAIVLVCFAPYHVLLLSRSAVYLGRPWDCGFEERVFSAYHSSLAFTSLNCVADPILYCLVNEGARSDVAKALHNLLRFLASDKPQEMANASLTLETPLTSKRNSMAKAMAAGWAAVPPSQADQVQLKMLPPAAQ; this is encoded by the coding sequence ATGGGCAACCGCACGTGGGAGGGCTGCCACGTGGACTCGCGCGTGGACCACCTGTTCCCGCCGTCCCTCTACATCTTCGTCATCGGGGTGGGGCTGCCCACCAACTGCCTGGCCCTGTGGGCAGCCTACCGCCAGGTGCGGCAACGCAACGAGCTGGGTGTGTACCTGATGAACCTCAGCATCGCTGACCTGCTGTACATCTGCACGCTGCCCCTGTGGGTCGACTACTTCCTGCACCACGACAACTGGATCCACGGCCCCGGCTCCTGCAAGCTCTTCGGGTTCATCTTCTACACCAACATCTACATCAGCATCGCCTTCCTGTGTTGCATTTCCGTGGACCGCTACCTCGCGGTGGCCCACCCACTGCGGTTCGCCCGCCTGCGCCGCGTCAAGACTGCGGTGGCCGTGAGCTCCGTGGTCTGGGCCACGGAGCTGGGGGCCAACTCCGCACCCCTGTTCCACGACGAGCTCTTCCGTGACCGCTACAACCACACCTTCTGCTTCGAGAAGTTCCCCATGGAGGGCTGGGTGGCCTGGATGAACCTCTACCGGGTCTTCGTAGGGTTCCTCTTCCCGTGGGCCCTCATGCTGCTGTCGTACCGGGGCATCCTGCGGGCTGTGCGGGGCAGCGTGTCCACCGAGCGCCAGGAGAAGGCCAAGATCAAGCGGCTGGCGCTCAGCCTCATCGCCATCGTGCTGGTGTGCTTCGCGCCCTACCACGTGCTCCTGCTCTCGCGCAGCGCCGTCTACCTGGGCCGCCCCTGGGACTGTGGCTTCGAGGAGCGTGTCTTCTCAGCCTACCACAGCTCGCTGGCCTTCACCAGCCTCAACTGCGTGGCCGACCCCATCCTCTACTGCCTCGTCAACGAGGGTGCCCGCAGCGACGTGGCCAAGGCCCTGCACAATCTGCTCCGTTTCCTGGCCAGTGACAAGCCACAGGAGATGGCCAACGCCTcgctgaccctggagaccccgctCACTTCCAAGAGGAACAGCATGGCCAAGGCCATGGCAGCTGGCTGGGCGGCCGTGCCGCCCTCCCAAGCGGACCAGGTTCAGCTGAAGATGCTGCCGCCGGCGGCACAGTGA